A section of the Petrimonas sulfuriphila genome encodes:
- a CDS encoding RNA polymerase sigma-70 factor translates to MQKSAGNTKYLFNQLSTGNQEAFDMLFRDWYARLVGFAQTFVSESGLAEEVVSDVFVSLWINRQKLATVNHADTYLYVSVKNRCLNASRSKIFAVAPETQPDVKMLEYENPQEVMEHRELYEKLNRLISQLPEQQQVIFRMIKENGLTAKQTAKILQLSPRTVETHIYKAVKRLEEEITGYLGYSPKKKTVNRMITLAL, encoded by the coding sequence TTGCAAAAATCCGCAGGTAATACAAAATATTTATTTAATCAACTATCTACTGGGAATCAGGAAGCATTTGATATGCTTTTTCGGGATTGGTATGCGAGATTGGTGGGTTTTGCCCAAACCTTTGTTTCCGAAAGCGGTCTGGCGGAAGAAGTGGTGTCGGATGTTTTTGTATCGCTTTGGATAAATCGCCAAAAATTGGCCACTGTTAATCACGCAGATACTTACTTGTACGTATCCGTGAAAAACAGGTGCCTTAACGCCTCGCGGAGCAAAATTTTTGCCGTAGCCCCTGAAACACAACCTGATGTAAAAATGCTGGAATATGAAAATCCGCAGGAAGTAATGGAACATCGGGAGTTGTATGAGAAATTAAACCGTTTGATCAGTCAGCTTCCAGAGCAACAGCAAGTTATTTTTCGCATGATTAAAGAGAACGGATTAACAGCCAAACAAACGGCTAAAATCCTACAGCTTTCGCCTCGAACCGTGGAAACCCATATCTATAAAGCCGTAAAGCGACTCGAGGAAGAGATTACCGGATATCTGGGTTATTCGCCCAAGAAAAAAACGGTAAATCGGATGATCACGTTGGCATTGTGA
- a CDS encoding FecR domain-containing protein, whose amino-acid sequence MTKKSFLHLLAKEISGTISTDEKKMLDESREENPTFDRVYTEVQRFMQTKHHQPVVDVEGKLDEVWRRIHTQLEPEEPDTPKRIVPLWAHVAASVAIIVGLGILAYNHLPNERMLHTQTLQTGDENLYAVLDDGTQVWLSKHSQLAYNKNFGEKKRKIRLSGEAFFDVAHRPEVPLTVSANEVDITVKGTAFNVNATQPDVEVVLVRGLVSVKENRRKDTEAFLLYPNQKATVGHGKLVLNEHNYQVTQTNDTIVLETQWLGDALVFQKQRFTNLAKLMEVRFGVEITLLNPTIAEQQFTGSIKNESLTQMLDALKQSYPFEYEIDGKTVLIR is encoded by the coding sequence ATGACAAAAAAATCGTTTCTTCACCTGCTCGCCAAAGAAATATCAGGGACTATTTCAACGGATGAGAAAAAAATGTTGGACGAAAGTCGGGAAGAAAATCCGACATTCGACCGGGTTTATACCGAAGTGCAGCGATTTATGCAGACGAAACACCATCAACCTGTCGTGGACGTGGAAGGCAAACTCGATGAAGTGTGGCGTCGTATCCATACACAACTGGAGCCGGAAGAGCCGGATACTCCCAAGCGGATTGTTCCGTTGTGGGCACATGTAGCCGCATCGGTGGCAATAATCGTGGGATTGGGCATACTGGCGTACAACCATTTGCCGAACGAGCGGATGCTCCATACGCAAACATTGCAAACCGGAGATGAAAACCTTTATGCCGTGCTAGACGATGGCACGCAGGTATGGTTGAGCAAGCACTCTCAATTGGCATACAATAAGAATTTTGGTGAAAAAAAACGAAAAATACGTCTCTCAGGCGAAGCGTTCTTCGATGTGGCGCATCGCCCCGAAGTACCGCTGACGGTTTCGGCGAACGAGGTGGATATAACCGTGAAAGGCACGGCGTTTAATGTGAATGCGACGCAACCCGATGTAGAGGTTGTGCTCGTCCGCGGGCTGGTGTCTGTGAAAGAGAATCGCCGAAAAGACACCGAAGCGTTCTTGTTGTATCCCAACCAGAAAGCGACAGTAGGCCATGGAAAACTCGTGTTAAACGAACACAATTACCAAGTTACGCAAACCAACGACACCATCGTTCTCGAAACCCAATGGTTGGGCGACGCGCTCGTTTTCCAAAAACAACGCTTTACCAATTTGGCTAAACTGATGGAAGTCCGGTTTGGCGTGGAAATCACGCTCCTCAATCCCACCATTGCCGAACAGCAATTCACGGGCAGCATCAAGAACGAAAGTCTTACGCAAATGCTGGACGCACTAAAACAATCGTATCCGTTTGAGTATGAGATTGACGGGAAGACAGTCCTAATTAGATAG
- a CDS encoding TonB-dependent receptor: MHNNNIHTTVETQCLVYQTKIVIFILLFLFSFGTFAQTKPISISAKNTPIKQVFAEIQQKSGYRILYNDKVVTDDLRVSVTAENTSVKKILHMILEGTDLTYIMQSDELIIITKHRYESQRAEVFGTVIDEKGLPVPYANVVLLQPDDTTKLGYGAVTDEAGYYKLANVKPATYRLQVSFIGYKTQYSEFVVSDENRQPIVRNFTLPADETVLQELVVEGQRPALKTENGKLIYHTPTLLRGKGVTNAYDALKEIPGVMEQGERLTLIGTSGMTVLLNGRKTSMTYEQLMAMLKSIPLSRVEDVEIMYSTPPQYNIRGAAINVVLKQQGDDEQNAWQGEVTSEYRQRTYAVGGLRASMLYVGKRTTAEALYAYRNGREFSEEELTAAHTLNGTVYDIRQHSEGTNKGDGHNVHMALQHTFGNKDKGDVSYTGIFDDGRSNRTASTDISGTVTNSKTGTSGPSSTHNIKADYSAHFGLNIGADYTAYNDKSDYFLENTSLASSALANKLTYQSEQEVRRTMFYVTQSHTLNNDWSINYGLNYSGAHTQNRSRALKNGEGFDDATFDTRQREHIWNFFAGFSKSFSEKLSMQASLAAEYYKASETSKGHTNPLWNDVAWFPTLNASYKPSSDHIFQFAVSSDKTYPSYWSLNPSVFYFSTYGVTYGNPHLRPSRDYSIGLTYIHKRKYVIRPYFNYIPHYFVQLPYQSPEKLQQEFVEQNYTYRQVVGLMGVLPFTIGKRVSSRLVTNVMHWREKDDEFFNLSFDRKTVLGIFQMNHDITLSAKPDVKMNVSGYVSTPTGIQGIYDLGASGNLAGALTWTFDRNRTQIILKADDVLNTRTPLASIDFKGQKSTLNAFRDTRTVSLSFIYRFGGYKEKEHKQVDTSRFGTN, encoded by the coding sequence ATGCACAACAATAACATTCACACCACTGTAGAGACGCAATGCCTTGTGTATCAAACAAAAATAGTCATTTTCATTTTACTATTTTTATTTTCCTTCGGCACATTTGCCCAAACCAAACCCATTTCCATCTCGGCAAAAAACACGCCCATAAAACAAGTTTTCGCCGAAATCCAACAAAAATCGGGCTACCGTATTTTATATAATGACAAAGTGGTGACGGATGATTTACGCGTATCGGTAACCGCCGAAAACACATCGGTAAAAAAAATCCTGCACATGATATTGGAAGGCACGGATTTAACATACATCATGCAGTCGGACGAACTCATTATCATCACCAAACACCGATATGAGAGCCAGCGGGCGGAGGTTTTCGGCACGGTTATCGATGAAAAAGGCTTACCCGTGCCTTACGCCAACGTGGTGCTGCTGCAACCCGACGATACCACCAAACTGGGCTATGGTGCAGTTACCGACGAGGCGGGCTACTACAAATTGGCCAACGTGAAGCCCGCCACATACCGTCTACAAGTGTCGTTTATCGGCTACAAAACACAGTATTCGGAGTTTGTGGTATCGGACGAAAACCGTCAGCCCATCGTGCGCAATTTCACGTTACCCGCCGACGAAACCGTGTTGCAGGAACTTGTGGTGGAAGGCCAACGCCCCGCCCTGAAAACCGAAAACGGAAAACTTATCTACCACACACCCACGCTTTTGCGCGGGAAAGGTGTAACCAACGCTTACGACGCACTCAAAGAAATCCCGGGCGTGATGGAGCAGGGCGAACGCCTCACCCTCATCGGTACAAGCGGCATGACGGTGCTGCTCAACGGACGAAAAACATCAATGACTTACGAGCAACTGATGGCGATGCTCAAAAGCATTCCACTCTCGCGCGTGGAAGACGTGGAAATCATGTACAGCACGCCGCCGCAATACAACATTCGCGGAGCGGCCATCAACGTGGTTTTGAAACAGCAGGGCGATGACGAGCAAAACGCGTGGCAGGGCGAAGTAACAAGCGAATACCGCCAACGCACCTACGCTGTGGGCGGATTGCGGGCAAGTATGCTTTATGTGGGAAAACGCACAACGGCAGAAGCACTCTATGCGTACCGAAACGGAAGGGAGTTCAGCGAAGAAGAACTCACGGCAGCACATACACTCAACGGTACGGTGTACGATATTCGTCAACACAGCGAAGGAACGAACAAAGGCGATGGACACAACGTGCACATGGCGCTTCAACACACGTTCGGCAACAAAGACAAAGGCGATGTTTCCTACACGGGAATCTTCGATGACGGGCGGTCCAACCGAACCGCGTCCACCGATATTTCAGGCACGGTAACCAATTCGAAAACAGGAACGTCGGGGCCCTCGTCCACACACAACATCAAAGCCGATTATTCCGCGCATTTCGGGCTAAACATCGGAGCAGATTACACCGCGTATAACGATAAATCGGATTATTTTCTCGAAAACACGTCGTTGGCATCTTCCGCGCTTGCCAACAAACTTACCTATCAGTCCGAGCAGGAAGTCCGCCGAACGATGTTTTATGTCACCCAATCGCACACGCTCAACAACGATTGGAGCATCAATTACGGGCTCAACTATTCGGGTGCGCACACCCAAAACCGTTCCCGCGCGCTCAAAAACGGCGAGGGATTTGACGACGCTACTTTCGACACGCGGCAGCGCGAACATATCTGGAATTTCTTCGCGGGATTTTCCAAATCGTTTTCCGAAAAACTATCCATGCAAGCATCGTTGGCGGCAGAATATTACAAAGCTTCCGAAACATCCAAAGGCCATACCAATCCGCTTTGGAACGATGTAGCTTGGTTTCCGACGCTCAACGCGAGTTACAAGCCTTCGTCCGACCATATTTTTCAGTTTGCCGTTTCGTCCGACAAAACCTATCCCTCGTATTGGAGCCTCAATCCAAGCGTGTTTTATTTCAGTACCTACGGCGTAACTTATGGAAATCCGCACCTGCGACCAAGCCGCGATTACAGCATCGGCCTCACCTATATCCACAAACGGAAATATGTAATTCGTCCTTATTTCAATTACATTCCCCATTATTTTGTGCAGTTGCCCTATCAGTCACCCGAAAAATTGCAACAGGAGTTTGTGGAACAAAACTACACATACAGGCAAGTTGTCGGGTTGATGGGTGTTTTGCCGTTCACTATCGGCAAGCGCGTTTCGTCGCGACTGGTTACCAACGTGATGCACTGGCGCGAGAAAGACGACGAGTTTTTCAATTTGTCGTTTGACCGTAAAACCGTTTTGGGTATTTTTCAGATGAACCACGATATTACATTGTCGGCAAAACCCGACGTGAAAATGAATGTTTCAGGATACGTTTCCACGCCCACAGGGATTCAGGGAATTTACGATTTGGGTGCGTCAGGTAACCTCGCGGGTGCGCTCACGTGGACATTCGACCGCAACCGCACCCAAATCATCCTAAAAGCTGACGATGTTCTCAACACCCGCACGCCTCTTGCCTCCATCGATTTTAAAGGGCAAAAAAGCACGCTAAACGCTTTCCGAGACACCCGCACCGTTTCCCTCTCCTTCATCTACCGCTTTGGCGGTTACAAGGAAAAAGAACACAAGCAGGTGGATACATCGAGGTTTGGAACGAACTAA
- a CDS encoding sugar phosphate isomerase/epimerase, with protein MKIKKLLFFLLAGCLSACVASSKTETKAEKQGWRLSMQSYTFHLFSVVESLEKTRELGLHYIEIYPGQKMGEGFGDAVFGYGLTTEQQEQLRELAASREVKIVSSGVWTSSRDEWEKVFSFAKDMGMEFISAEPAREDWDIVELFAKEYGIKVATHNHPNGDSYWKPELLLEYIGQRDPLLGSSADVGHFKRMGIDPIPALGQLEGRLMAMHFKDIAPEGPEGVLEDVVWGTGVLNVKGMLEELKRQDFSGYFTIEYEANWENNLPEIRQSIDYFNKVADEVL; from the coding sequence ATGAAAATTAAAAAATTGCTGTTTTTTCTTTTGGCCGGCTGCCTGTCGGCTTGCGTTGCTTCATCCAAGACGGAAACCAAAGCGGAAAAGCAAGGCTGGAGACTTTCCATGCAATCCTACACCTTTCACCTGTTTTCCGTGGTGGAATCATTGGAGAAGACCCGGGAACTGGGACTGCATTACATTGAAATCTATCCCGGACAAAAGATGGGAGAAGGGTTTGGCGATGCTGTTTTCGGTTATGGCCTGACTACGGAGCAACAAGAACAATTGAGGGAGCTGGCCGCATCCAGGGAGGTGAAAATCGTATCTTCCGGTGTCTGGACTTCCTCGCGCGATGAATGGGAGAAGGTTTTCTCGTTTGCCAAAGATATGGGAATGGAATTCATCAGCGCCGAGCCGGCACGCGAGGACTGGGATATCGTGGAACTCTTTGCCAAAGAATATGGCATAAAGGTAGCCACCCACAATCATCCGAACGGGGACTCCTATTGGAAACCTGAACTTTTGCTGGAGTACATCGGACAAAGAGATCCGCTATTGGGATCAAGCGCCGATGTAGGCCATTTCAAGAGAATGGGAATCGATCCGATACCGGCGCTGGGGCAACTGGAGGGAAGGCTCATGGCCATGCACTTTAAGGACATTGCCCCTGAAGGGCCGGAGGGAGTCCTGGAAGATGTGGTCTGGGGAACCGGAGTGTTGAATGTGAAGGGAATGCTGGAAGAGTTGAAGCGTCAGGACTTCAGCGGGTATTTCACCATTGAATATGAAGCAAACTGGGAAAACAACCTGCCGGAAATCAGACAGTCTATTGATTATTTCAATAAAGTTGCGGATGAGGTTTTGTAA
- a CDS encoding Gfo/Idh/MocA family oxidoreductase: MNTYSRRKFLKTAAAGAAGLTIVPDSILGKSFGHMAPSDKLNIAGVGVGGMGRRNLANMKTENIIALCDVDWKYAAKTFGDHPKARQFKDWREMFDKMGNSIDAILVATPDHTHAGVAAHAITLGKHTYVQKPLTHSVYESRLLTRLAKKYKVATQMGNQGNSFDWCRQVAEWVKSGVIGDVHEAHCWTDRPIWPQGLAEPKGGVPVPAALDWDLFIGPAARRPYDPAYTPWNWRGFWDFGTGALGDMACHIMDPLYWALDLKYPSSVEGSSTLSNLYSPPQAQKVTYKFPARPPKGNVNMPELTVYWYDGGLVPDRPKELKDGEMMGDSNGGIILVGTKGKIMTGCYGMNPTLLPTSLMADFKEPEPTIPRVKGGNGNIWATDAHEQDWIRACKESPNNRKESSSNFQFSGPFNEMVVMGVLATRLSGLHGLHRELKWDGENMKFTNISPTDKIKIVTVDEYAVIDGDPKFDRRFAEFNALEMANEWIRHTYQNGFTLPEMPNI, translated from the coding sequence ATGAACACATATTCACGCAGAAAATTTTTAAAAACAGCGGCAGCAGGCGCTGCCGGGTTGACCATCGTACCTGACAGCATATTAGGTAAATCTTTTGGCCATATGGCTCCCAGCGACAAGCTCAATATTGCGGGTGTTGGCGTTGGGGGCATGGGGCGCCGCAACCTGGCCAACATGAAAACGGAGAACATCATAGCCCTTTGCGACGTGGACTGGAAATATGCCGCAAAGACATTCGGCGATCATCCAAAGGCCAGGCAGTTTAAAGACTGGCGGGAAATGTTCGACAAGATGGGAAACTCCATCGATGCCATCCTGGTGGCGACACCCGACCACACCCACGCGGGCGTGGCCGCCCACGCCATCACCCTGGGGAAGCACACTTATGTACAAAAACCGCTGACACACAGCGTGTATGAATCCAGGCTGCTGACCAGGCTGGCTAAAAAATACAAGGTTGCCACCCAGATGGGCAACCAGGGCAACTCCTTCGACTGGTGCAGACAAGTGGCAGAGTGGGTAAAGTCAGGTGTCATCGGGGATGTCCACGAAGCCCACTGCTGGACTGACCGCCCCATCTGGCCGCAAGGGCTGGCAGAGCCCAAGGGGGGTGTCCCCGTTCCGGCGGCTCTCGACTGGGACCTGTTCATCGGTCCGGCCGCAAGACGGCCCTACGACCCGGCATACACCCCGTGGAACTGGCGGGGATTCTGGGATTTCGGCACAGGCGCCCTGGGAGACATGGCCTGCCACATCATGGACCCGCTCTACTGGGCACTCGACTTGAAATACCCCTCTTCGGTAGAAGGCAGCTCCACGCTTTCCAACCTCTATTCACCGCCGCAGGCACAGAAGGTAACCTATAAATTCCCGGCAAGGCCTCCCAAAGGCAATGTAAACATGCCGGAGCTCACCGTTTACTGGTATGATGGCGGTCTGGTTCCCGACCGTCCCAAGGAACTGAAAGACGGAGAGATGATGGGCGATTCAAACGGCGGCATCATACTGGTGGGAACCAAAGGAAAGATCATGACCGGATGTTACGGCATGAACCCGACGCTCCTGCCGACCTCCCTGATGGCAGACTTCAAAGAGCCGGAGCCCACCATTCCCAGGGTTAAGGGAGGAAACGGGAATATTTGGGCTACCGATGCCCACGAGCAAGACTGGATAAGGGCATGTAAGGAGTCTCCAAATAACCGGAAAGAGTCCTCGTCCAACTTCCAGTTCTCGGGACCGTTTAATGAAATGGTCGTAATGGGCGTACTGGCAACCAGGCTCTCCGGGCTGCACGGCCTGCACCGGGAACTGAAGTGGGATGGAGAGAATATGAAGTTCACCAATATCTCCCCGACCGACAAGATAAAGATTGTGACGGTGGATGAGTATGCGGTGATAGACGGGGACCCGAAGTTCGACCGCAGGTTTGCCGAATTCAACGCCCTGGAGATGGCCAATGAGTGGATTAGGCATACATACCAAAACGGGTTCACGCTGCCGGAAATGCCAAACATTTGA
- a CDS encoding RagB/SusD family nutrient uptake outer membrane protein yields MKKIIYIPIIFLLFLVYSCSDSFLNSKQYASIDEAGYYNTPDAAFKAVTNCYINMIPWGDWDYYLNRIELGSNITDDADAGGSDANDRAETKEVATGRPLTSNGELLNMWTRRYTGISRCNSAIEGISTATSLVAADGSLLSEQVKSRYVSEVKFLRAWYYFDLVSTFGTVPLLTGTPAPSELPEKASIEDLRTQILKDIDECLADPNMPIQVTGNEYGRISKHVANAFKARVCLFFAGLMETGKLQGNAGVEYTLALNAAKTVYDSKSFALVSDYQNLFRGDYFAGEHSAELYKETIFTVIRKYVPGYLDIGYCTAVMYAGRGEVGGWGGNCPTIDFAESFDKRDPRKLFSVIKSGDIFPNVGGKQIEHSYKGYDNVHFQQSRKAFVPDKFRAGYSLGDIRSDWTPYYIRYADLILMYAEALLKTGGDNQKVASLVNEVRYRAFVTTSKKDEEASFRAFEADLIPIDDVYFETNLAVKASDDLLKAIKNERRWELGLEGYRFIDLLRWGDFVTVMNTYNVKQPYANKGKLVTDKSWPFPIPQTEIDTSNGVLIQNDNYK; encoded by the coding sequence ATGAAAAAAATAATATATATACCCATCATTTTTTTGTTGTTTTTAGTTTATTCTTGTTCAGATAGTTTTTTAAATTCGAAACAATATGCTTCTATTGATGAGGCAGGATATTATAATACCCCAGATGCTGCTTTTAAAGCCGTAACAAATTGTTACATAAATATGATTCCATGGGGAGACTGGGATTATTATCTGAATAGGATAGAACTTGGAAGTAATATAACGGATGATGCGGATGCCGGCGGTTCAGATGCAAATGATCGAGCTGAAACGAAAGAGGTAGCTACTGGAAGGCCATTAACCTCAAACGGTGAATTATTGAATATGTGGACGCGAAGGTATACCGGAATATCTCGTTGTAATTCAGCAATTGAAGGTATTAGTACTGCTACATCTTTAGTGGCAGCAGATGGAAGTTTGCTTTCTGAACAAGTAAAATCACGGTATGTCTCCGAAGTGAAATTTCTTCGAGCCTGGTATTATTTTGATTTAGTTTCAACTTTTGGAACTGTTCCTTTATTAACGGGCACCCCTGCACCTTCTGAATTACCCGAAAAAGCCTCTATTGAAGATTTACGAACACAAATACTGAAAGATATTGATGAATGTTTAGCTGATCCGAATATGCCAATACAGGTAACTGGCAATGAATATGGTCGGATATCTAAGCACGTAGCTAACGCTTTCAAAGCAAGAGTTTGTTTATTTTTTGCCGGATTAATGGAAACGGGAAAACTACAAGGTAATGCCGGCGTAGAATATACTCTAGCTTTGAATGCGGCAAAAACTGTTTATGACAGCAAATCTTTTGCTTTAGTTTCAGATTATCAAAACCTTTTTAGGGGAGATTATTTCGCCGGTGAACACAGTGCAGAACTTTATAAAGAAACCATATTTACTGTAATAAGAAAATATGTTCCCGGATATCTTGATATTGGTTATTGTACTGCCGTTATGTATGCCGGACGCGGGGAGGTTGGCGGTTGGGGAGGTAACTGCCCTACAATTGACTTTGCCGAGTCTTTTGACAAAAGAGATCCCAGAAAATTGTTTTCCGTTATAAAATCAGGAGATATCTTTCCGAACGTGGGAGGTAAGCAAATTGAACACTCTTATAAAGGTTATGATAATGTTCATTTTCAGCAAAGCAGGAAAGCATTTGTACCCGATAAATTTAGAGCAGGGTATTCTTTGGGTGATATTCGTTCAGATTGGACTCCATACTATATTCGCTACGCAGATCTCATATTGATGTATGCTGAGGCGCTTTTAAAAACTGGAGGCGATAATCAGAAAGTGGCTAGTTTAGTTAATGAAGTTCGTTACAGGGCTTTTGTTACCACTTCAAAAAAAGATGAAGAAGCCAGCTTCAGGGCTTTTGAAGCTGATTTGATTCCTATTGATGATGTATATTTTGAAACGAATTTAGCAGTTAAGGCTTCTGATGATTTACTGAAAGCGATTAAAAATGAACGAAGATGGGAGCTTGGATTAGAAGGATATAGATTTATAGATCTTTTGCGTTGGGGTGATTTTGTGACCGTTATGAATACTTATAACGTAAAACAGCCCTACGCCAATAAAGGTAAATTAGTTACGGATAAAAGTTGGCCATTTCCAATTCCTCAAACTGAAATTGACACTTCAAACGGAGTGTTGATTCAAAATGATAATTACAAATAG